The sequence acgGCTAGGGTTGTAAGAAGAGAAATCCTAATCATTCAAGTCATCATGAACCTTTCTAAAATTGTAGATCTCGATAGATTGATCTTGTGTCGAGCTTCTTCATTAATCTTCAATAGCAGTATCTGTTGAGCTTGTTTGAGATTTAAGGAAATAgcttttctttacttgtttcttgaatCAACCTTCATGTTTTTAAAgataccacttgatatgttTAAACAACATACTACTTGATATATTAAACCTAacttagatctaccaaattacaagtaaaatacgTTTTATCAAAGGGTTAgtcaattacatagaaaatatgaccctaacagaATAGAAGGAAACTATAAAAAGGTAGTTAGAAGATAAAGTCAAGATTTGTGGTGGACAGTGTAAGTCAAGAAGAATAATTACATGGTAAGAATATAGCTAAAGACCTTAGCCCAAAAAAGGTAAAAGTGCAGAGAAGATTACAATCATTTATGCTAATTGTAGATTAGATGAGATCAATAATTTGTCAATGTTGTATGAACTACGAAGGCTAAGCACCTGTATAAAATGAAAGGCAAATATTAATTAAGTTGAGAAGTTTGGAACTTCCTAGTCAATGTTAGAAAGGAGATTGGATACTACTGTTAGTTCGCACAACTGGTTTGTAAATGTAGATTGTCATTGTGGTTATACTAGTTAAGTGGCTGTTTGGATATAACAGTAATCTGATGTAAAGTGCTATTTTGTATAGAGTTATCCTTATCTTTCACGAATTCCTTTTTTCAGATTCACTTCTCAAAACTATATTGTTTTGGATATTGATGGGGGAGTATCAGAACTTTTAAGTCAACAAATCAGACTTGCATTGGTAACAGTTGCTAATCTACTTTTTGTGACGCCAGGGATGTATATTGGTGGGGGCCTGGGGGGTAAGTCACTATATTGGAGGCCAACAAATGATGCACCCCATCTTACTTAGGAGAGTGAATGTAAGAACTGTGGTTAAAAACCGAGGTGAGGTAATGGCATCTATACAGGCTCCACTTGCTTCGACTGTTTTCTTTCAGGGGGTAATTTTTATCGGTTTAAGTACAGAGTTTCACCATGCTGGAGCAATAACTGCACTGCTACATACTCGATGCCTATACAAAAACTGAAGCTACATATATTAACATACATCAAGACAGAGTATACTAGAAGTCTAATAACCAAAATTGGCAGGGAAATTTTATCACTATGAGTAGCCACAAGAgtcttcttttatataaaaattgcCTCAAAATGATCAACCCACAATGACATAAATTAGAGCCAGACAAACTAGGCCATGATTATTACACATGGATCCCTCACGCTCAAGAAAAAGTTTCATTCCTTTGAGGTAAAGCAAAGTGAAAGTATGAAATGTTAAAGACAAGAACTTCCCTATGAAGTCATCACTTGAACTATTAGCTCTGATTTGTTAAAGTATGTCACagttttttctattcttttcctTGTTTGATTTATTGGACTCACTTGCCTAGTGATCTACTGAATACAGGTGCTGATATCTCAACCAAACTTCAGGCAGCTCTCAGATCCTTGTCATTTCTTTTGCCAATAATTAGCTTTGCTAGATTAGGCattaccttctttttcttcttaatagtGAACAAATTAAGATGCCGTGTGCCTGGTGAGGCAGACTTTCGAGCTGCTGGTGAGGCAGACTTCTGAAACTTGGCTCGCCTGGATGGAGTAAAACTGGCATTACTTTTCATAGATTTTCTATGCAATGCTAGTTGCAAGTTTTCAGCTTCTGCATTCTTCTCACATTTCTGTCTCCGGTTTTGTAATTCTCCCCCAACAATTCGCTTTGCAGAGAGTGACCTCCTTGCTCTATAGGACTCTTGTTCTTCCTCCACCCTTACCTCTTTGATTTCTCTCTGAGCTAATTCTGTCTTCATCAATATTTCCTTCTCACTGGCCTTTAAAGCTTCAGTCCATGCATCAGCAGCTGCAACCTTTTTATCAGCAATTTCCACAGCCTGAACTGCACGCCCAGTTAAATACTCATATTCAAACTTTGAAATGGTAATCTTGGAACTATGCTGAGTTGCCAAAGCCCTGGCTGTCATGGTCTTCTCAATAAGAGTTCTCAAATTCTCAAGAGCTAAAGATTCTGATGATTTAACCACCTCGAGCTTTTCCATGGCAGCCTGTAATCTTTCCTCAGTCAAGTCTATCTCAGACTCAGTTTTTTGAATGTCTGCCTTAATGGTGGCAGTTTCTGCTGTATTaagctccttttctttctttgcagCCTCTGCTTCTGTCTTAAGCTGCTCAAGAGTGAGGGATAGATTAGACAAAATTGATTTAGCCTTTTCCTCAGCTGCAGATACAACTTCCAACTTGGACTTGGCTCTGAGAAGCTTCGAATTGAGATTCTGAACGGTTAAATCAGTCTTTTCTTCTGTTTTCTTCAACTGAACTGTCTCTTTTGTAACATGCTTTAGTTCATCTCTTATAATATCCATGGAGGTCATGAACTGAAAGCCTTCTTCTCTGACCACAGCCAATTCTTTTTTCGCTGCTTCCAACTCTTCTGTAATTGATTGCAATGAAGGTGAAGTTCCTAATTCTTTCCCTTTTTGAAAACTGCCACGGCTCAAGCTATCATTTCTCTGAACCTTTGCTTTCATTTCTTTCACTAGCTTTAGCTCCTTTTGCAACACATGAACATCAGACATTGTCGAGGTCAATTTGGCTTCAAGCTCTATCGATTGGTCAATCTCTTCAAAAATATCCTTCATCTTCTGCTTAGTTTTCTCCATCGCATCTGAGAATTCAATGGCTTCCTTTACTCTTTGAGCTTCTATCTCTCCAAACTCTTTCAAAGCCTCAATCCGTGCCAACTCAACAAGCACTTGTTCTTCATTGGCACCCCCAATCTCCTTCTTAAGGGCTTCAACAGAGTTTAGATAAGACAACATTTTCGAACTTGAGGCTTTAACTTGCTTCTCCATCCTCAATTTCTCTTCCAAAACATAAGCCATGTCAAACTTAAGCCTACCCAATTCCCGTTTTACAAATTCCAATTCTCTCATCACTTCTTCATACTGATAATAACTCTCAATGTTCCTACCAGCCAATGCCTTTTCATCACACCTTCCAGATTTCTTTAGCATCTCAACGTATTGCATCTGTGCCTTTGCCTTTGTGTTCAACTCATCAGTTAATACAGACAGATCTTTCGCTGTCTTCTTTGCATTAGAGAGCTCAGATTCCGCTTGAGCTCTTGCTAACTCAGCAGCCTTCTTGCTCTCTTTGTATCTACCAATGTCCCTTCTTGCTATATGGACTTCTCTTGCTCCTAAAGATGACTTCTTTAACAATTCAGAAGAAAAAGTTAAGTTAGAGAATGCAAATGGATGATAGTGTATAAAATTAAATGTAAATGGTGAAATGGGGTTTTGACAGTTCTTTGAAAAATACCTCTGAGAAATCCATCTGGGGTTTCTTTAGTGAGGGACTACCTTCAAGAGCCTTATCTCCATATAAATTTACGGCTGCTTTAACTGACCCAGTTGTCCTTCTGTTATCGAACTTTGCTGTGTCCATTTTTGCCTGTTCCACAATCAAGAAGGTGAATATTATACGTACTTGCTCAGTCTAGAATTCTTtagctaaaaactaaaatctgGGTCTGCTTCTAAATAGAGAAACTATAGCAAAGatttatattttacaataaaatgcAAGCAGTTTCAACGTAGTCTTCAGATTATGGAAGAATGGTATTAACTATTAAGAGACACAAAGTAGTGTCAACATATGCACAAAGTGCTTACCTGAGGCTGAGAATATTTTTGGATAtagtgagaagagagaaagtCTTGTTTGTAAGATGAGTGTTGTGTTGATAAAACGGCAAAGGAGAGTGAATGCTTATGATTGGCTGACATAGGTTGGAAGTACCGCTAGTACCAACCATACAAATATGATTATTCCCTTTCCGGCCTTTTAAAGAATCGTTTTGAAATATCTTCCTTTGGACCCTCTTTAAAGGTTATTGGAAAGCTCCTAGTACTAACGAGAGTAATGTTACCGACCAAGCATTTTTCACAGTAAATTTCATGACAGTTGTTTCTCATTTGAGTCTGCTGGTGACACCGTTTCATTTTATATCATTTTCATTTCGAAAcctgtttccaaaaaaaaaaaaattcgaaaccTTAATAGTTggtgaaaaaatttgtgaaaaatttatAGACTTATTGAGTTCTAAATTACTTATGAGAAAATTTGTGGATACGAAATTTTGTACTATAACTTTTACTATAACTCTAATATAATGTACCGACATTGTGAGtgataaagaaaaattgataatcatgtaaaagtgaaacaaaatctAACTCCAATCACAAGTCTCACGAACAACAAAAATCGCAAACTCTCATCAGAACAAATTCACAAATAACTCAAACCTGGCTGGCTTGCCAAGGCATGAAACTTGCTCGGCTTTCCTCCCTAAAATATActcccctccatcggcacaatCTTGGGTCTGGAATGAGACATCAATGATTATTGAACTCGTCATTTTCCCTCTTTGTTCACACATTCAGCTCATCAATGGAaaagttgtttttcaaaatacaaaaatgagGGTTTCAGTGTATTACAAGGATGGGTGGGAATGGTGAGTGTTAAAATCTATATATCAcgtatgttaaaattaaaatttgtagcTCACTTGTCTTATTATTACAATAAACTTACATGAGGTTAAATCCCTTTTCATCTTGTCTATCAATAATTCAAAAGTTGCCACTTTTCTCACTTGAAATTAATTCTATTAGTCTTTTGTAACTTACCTCTCCATTTGCCgttagaaaacattttttttagacgaaaataaacataacaaggacaaaaaaaagtaagggtttgaaattttgtaaattagAAAAGCAAATTCAACTTCTCAAAAGATTGGAGGATTGAAaaagagtttgtgttttttgttttgcatttataaCACACCTctccttttcctctctctcttcaatttgATTAAAATCTCAAACTAATTCtctaaatctgatttttttttttttttttttgggtagtttgACTCCTAGAAATCcaaattttcatcattttaatagatttattcaaaaaactaattttcattgattttaacatattcattccaaaaaaaagtgcaaacttaataaaaatacacaagaaaaatattgttctGCATTACCAACAAATTGGTAAAGGCTTTTCTGTATTTATATCTAATGTAAATTCAAGATACAACAAGGATAGATATTGTACAGATAATCTAAGTTgaattcaaatacaaaaatcaaatagagaTAATATCTCTTAGGTTCTAGTTTTAGGTATCTTTATGTTATCTCTTCTATTTGAAGGTGATGGTAATCATTGAGTCTTTGAATTTGAATGAGTTTCATCTGTTGATAGTTGGGCATTATCCTTATATGTAACAAGTTGTAATTAATGGCTATGATTCAACGACCAATGAGTTTTGGGTGAAATTATTACGTCCGTCAAAGGACTGCTGAAGTGCTCCTTCTGGTGGacctaaaaaataatgataattacTTATTGCCCCCTATCAGACAGTCAAGGATTAGAGAACAGAGAACAGAGAATGGGaagaaagggaagaaggatAAATGACATAATGATAAGTTGCAGTTGCAAGAGGATTAGATCAGCAGCTAAACTATAAGTAGTTTAGGTGTTAATTTAATTCAGTTGTATCACACATGTTGTAACTAATCTTTGCACGTGCAGTAACTACTTCCCTCATAATTTGGTATAAGTTATGCTCTATTTTGGGGGTTTAGGTTCCTAGCTTAGATGTAATTCTATAAAGCTCTAATTCTATACAGATTCATTCATTACAtcaattaaagaaagttcttcatcttttctctctcaatttctctctttgtgttcacacatcttttctttccttcgtCTTTACTTTCttacatggtatcaaagctcaAGCCTCCATCAATGGCATCGAATACTCAGACTAGttcatcttcctcttctcaGCGAGAATTGTCTCCAATGGAAGATCCACATAGTCCATTTTTCTTGTATAATGGTGAAATACCAGGTGCAATTCTGATTACTCAACCATTAACTGAGAATAACTACCCTACTTAGGCCAGAGCAATGAGAATGGCTTTGGATGCCAAAAACAAGCTTGGCTTTGTTGATGGTTCTGTCAATGCTTCAATGGCAGTCACACCACTAGAGAAGCAAGCTTGATTCAAGTGCAATTCGATGATCTCCTCTTGGATCTTGAATTCAGTTTCTCCTCATCTCACTGCTAGTGTGATTTACAGAGACACAGCATTTGAAGTATGGAATACTCTCAAGAAATGATTCTCTCAAGCCAATGGACCAAGAATCTCTCAGCTTCAGAAGCAAATCTCAACTATGATGCAAGGTGCTGCTACGGTAACAGGTTTCTTTACTGATCTTCAAGCTGCTTGGGATCAACTATTGAATTTCAGGCCTTTACCATGTTGCTCATGTGGTAAGTGCACCTGTGGTGTGAATGATAAAATCATAGCCTTTCAGCATCAAGATTCTCTCATGCAGTTCCTAAATGGCTTGAATGACTCTTACTCTCAAGTCAGAACACAAATCCTCATGATGGAGCCTAGTCCTTCCATTGATAAGGCATTTTCCTTAGTGATTCAAGAGGAAAGGCAATCGTGTTTAGGTTTTACTATTGCTCCTTTAGTTGAATCAACTGCTCTTGCAGTCAAGAATCAAGGGTTCAATCAAGGAAATTCATTTCCAAGGAACAATAACAAGAATGTCAAAGGAAACAATGCAAAAGAGAGGCCTGTGTATAGTCACTGTGGGAAGGTTGGTCATGTTATGGAGAAATGCTACAAACTAGTAGGTTTTCCTCCTGGTTACAAGTAGAAAGGTAGAGTGGCTATGGCCAATCAAGTCTTGGTTGAAGGTGATCAAGGCAATTCTGATATTCAGTAGGTCCATTCCTTCCCTTTCACTTCAGAGCAGTATCAGCAATTGATTTCAATGCTCAACTTTCATGCATCCACATCTAGTGGTGCTAATGATGCCTTACACTCAGTCAATTCTGCCCTTTCAAGTAATGAGTGTAATGCTTGGTCAGATTCTATTTCCTTAGACTTGCATCATTCAGTTTTTGCTGTTAATCTTGTCAATAAGGTCACTTATGGTAATGATGTATGGGTTCTTGACGCTGGGGTCACAGACCATATAGTccattctttatctttttttacaCATATCACTAATTCCATTTCAACATTTGTTCAATTGCCTAATGGTGAAAAGGTTACTGTTACACATATAGGTACAATCCAAGTTACTTCAACTTTGATTCTTGAAAATGTACTATGTGTTCCCTCTTTCACCTTCAATTTGATATTAGTCAACAAATTGACCAAAACTCTATCATGTTGtcttgtttttctctcaaatttgtGTTTCATACAGGACCTTACTTGTTGGAGAATGATTGGAGTGGGTGAATTGCATGACAATTTATACCTATTGCACACTACATCATCTTGAAGCTTCTTCAGTTCTTGAATCcgtttttcaatcttttgttaattttgtgtcaaattcTGTGTCAACTCCTAGTGTTACTAAGCCATATCTTTGGCATATGAGGTTAGGTTATGTCTCTAATAATAAGCTTCATGTTTTACACAGTTATCTTCCTGATGTACATACTTTTcatagtaataaaaattgtgttcttTGTCCAATTGCAAAACAGAAACGACTTCTATTTCCTTCTATTAATCATGTTTTAGATAATGCTTTTAATTTGATCCATTGTGGGGACCATTTGCTAGGTTCACTCATGATGGTTTCAGATACTTCCTTACCATTGTGGATGATGCCACAAGATCCACTTGGGTTTACCTCATGAAATCAAAATCTGACACTAGACCTTTGCTAATctcattttgtaacatgattaACACACAATTTCATACCAATATTACAATCATTAGAACTGACAATGCTCTTGAATTCTTCATAAAGGATTTTTATGCTAAACATGGCATTATTCTCAACATTCATGTGTTGccactccacaacaaaattcagTTGTGGAGAGGAAACACTAGCATATTTTAAGCATTGCAAGAGCATTGAAGTTTCAATTTAATGTTCCTATTTCTTATTGGGGTGAATGTGTGTTAACTGCTATTCACATTATTAATAGGTTGCCTTCTAAGCTCTTAAATCACAAAACTTCATTTGAAAAGCTCTATGGCAAACCTCATTCTTATGCTCATTTGAAAGTATTTGATTgcctttgttttgcatccacttTGTCTCATAATAGGTCCAAATTTGAACCAAGGTCCTCTtcttgtgtttttcttggttACCCCTTTGGTGTTAAAGGTTACAAGTCACTTGATTTAACTACCAAAAGGATTTTTGTCTCTAGAGATGTTCATTTCCTTGAAATTGCGTTTCCTTTTGCTTCACCTTCTCATTCTTTCTCACCTCACACTAGCATCCCTTTACCTCATCTTTTCCATTCAGTGGCTTAAACACCTGCTTCCTTGCTTGATTTTCCTACTTCCAACCCTCCTCAGGTTCATAATAATGATCCTGGTAGTGTTTCTAATGCTGACATTCCTTTTGCTCCTGCTATTTCTTTAGATGAGGATTTTGTGTTACCTGTTGAGGATTCTGCAGATTCCTCAGCCCTCAATCCATCTCAATCTATCCCACCTGACCTTCCTTCCAATATTGTACCACCTGCTTCTTTAAGGAAGTCATCCAGGGTGTCTAAACCACCTTCATACTTGCAAGATTATAAGTGCAACACTGTTGTCAGCAATCACCTCACTTCTTCTCTTCCTGCCAACAAGTCAAGTATACCTTATCCTTTGTCCACTTACCTTGATTCCTCTAAATTGTCTTCCAATTATGCCCATTTTTGTTCTCTCATTTCTGCCATTCCTGAGCCTACATCTTACCATGAGGTAGTACAAGATCCTAACTGGCAGGATGCTATGGCATCTAAAATTGCTGCTTTGGAAGCAAATCAGACCTGGAATATTACTCCATTACCTTCTCATAAAAGGGCTATTGGTTGTAAATGGGTTTATAAGGTTAAATATAATGCTGATGGCTCCTTGGACAGATACAAAGCTTGCCAAGGGTTTCACTCAACAAGCTGGCTTGGACTTCATTGATCCCTTTTCTCCTATTGCCAAACTCACTACTGTCAAGACTTTGCTTGCTATTTCTGCTGTGAGAGGTTGGCATTTGGTTTAGCTTGATGTGAACAATGCCTTTCTTAATGGTGACCTTCATGAAGAGGTATATATGCAGTTGCCTTAAGGCTTTCACAACAAGGGGGAGAACCTAGTTTGCAAGCTTAACAAGTCTTTGTATGGCCTCAAGCAAGCATCAAGGCAGTGGTACTCCAAGTTTTCCACAACCATTTTGAAGTATGGATTCAAGCAATCAAAATTTGATTACTCTTTGTTCACTAAGAAGTTTAATCAGACTTTTATAGCATTGctagtttatgttgatgacatccTTATTGCAAGTAATGATGTTCAAGCAGTTGAAGACCTCAAGAGTTCTTTGAATCATGATTTTAAGTTGAAAGACCTTGGTAATCTGAAATGTTTTCTTGGTCTTAAGGTGGCTAGATTAGAAAAGTGGATTTCATTGTGCCAAAGAAAGTATGCATTAAGGGTTCTTAAAGATTCTGGTATGACAAGTTGTAAGCCTAGCAAAGTGCCAATGgaacaaaacttgaaattaagCAAGTATCAAGGAGATTTATTGCCTGATCCTGGTGTTTATAGAAGGCTAGTTCGAAGGTTGCTATATTTGACTATAACAAGACCTGACATCACATATCCAGTCCACAAACTAAGCCAATTCATGGCCAAGCCCAAAAAACCACATCTTGATGCAGCCTAAAAAATATTGCAGTACATTAAAAGGTGTCCTAGTCAAGGCATTCTCCtatcatcaaaatcaaacttGCATTTAAAAGCTTACAGAGATGCAAATTGGGCATCTTGTGTAGACACTAGGAGATCCACTACAAGATTTTATGTGTTCTTAGGAGATTCATTGGTCTCATGGAAGTCTAAGAAACAATCTATAGTTTCTAGATCCTCAGTTGAAGCTGAGTATAGAGCAATGGCTTTAACTGTTTGTGAGATGACTTGGTTGCTAGCTCTATTGAAAGATTTAGAAGTTCATCACCCACAACCTGGTATGCTTTTCTGTGACAATTAGGCAACAATTTATATTGGCGAGAATCTTGTCTTTCATGAAAGGACAAAGCATATAGAGGTAGACTATCATTTGGTTAAGGATAAGGTGCAAGAAAAGGTGATATGTTTGTTCTTCACTCCTACACATACACAACTAGCAGACTTGTTTACCAAAGCACTTAGTAGTCAACAGTTGAGGCCTTACTTTCCAAGATGAGTATATTGAACATACATAGCACTGAATCCCATCTTAAGGGGGAGTATCAGACAGTCAAGGATCAAAGAACAGAGAATGGGaagaaagggaagaaggatAAATGACACAATGATAAGTTGCAGCTGCAAGAAGATTAGATCAGTAGCTAAACTACAAGTAGTTTAGgtgttaatttaatttagttgTATCACATGTGTTGTAACTAATCTTTGCACGTGCAGTAACTACTTCCCTCATAATTTGGTATAATTAGTTATGCTCTATTTTGGGGGTTTAGGTTCCTAGCTTAGATGTAATTGTATAAAGCTCCAATTCTATACAGATTCATTCATTACATCAATTAGAGAAAGTTcttcatcttttctctctcaatttctctctctgtgttcacacatcttttttttttttttttccttcgtcTTTACTTTTTTACACCCCCCATTTGTCTCGTTCTCTATGTTTGGGGTTAATACAAAGTCAAAAATGGCTTTTGGCGAACAAGAACTTCTCATCTTTCCTAACCAATTGTTGTTTATATGCAATAACCAAACATTGCTAAATGAACCAAGCTTTGAAGGAAGCTTTCCAAATTTGATAGAAATGCCCAAGACATCGCTCCCATAATGCTTGGACATACTCACTTTGGAAGTGGATGGTGTGCTTGACTTGGTTATATCATTTTCTGGATCCTTGTAACACACATTTAATAGAGAACTTGATATccggaagaagaaaaaaaaaaaaaaaaaacctaagaatttattttccttctacTTTCCTCTCAACTTTTCAGGGAATCAAACTAAGAACATAGATTCTACCTCAGGATCATTcttacataaacaaaaacaacaaggactttgaatctcaaattttgagCAAATTGAGTCTTTTGTTATCAAATTTGAAGGagataaattttcaaaaaatgcatgaatttcTACTAGTCTTTGCCTTATCAAGCTTTAGATGTTGACTTCGGTATAATTTACATTATTGTTTTTGTCATCGCAATCGTTGTCTCTATCATTGTCTTCCTCATACTGCCAAGCTCTCTCCAATCCCACATGCTTGCCCATCCTCTTGGTTCTCCTCTCATCTAGGTTAGGGATTTCAGATCCCttgtttgagttttgtttttacttAGGCATGTGGTAGTCCATGTGGCATCCTAcggggtatatatatatatatatatatatatatatacttttttaaaatttttttatttaggtctATTAGTGACACCAACATTCTCCATCAATAACTTAACGATAATAATGTCTATTTTAACACGATGCTAATATATTAGAGACTAAACtaacacatttgcaaaattaaagactaaattgacatataGTGTAAACATTAGAAATTAAATTGGTAATTGACCCAatattttatcctttttttctaaagaatcggtctttttttttttatatagtaatTCATAATTGGTTCATGTGGTAAAAGCCTACTAACTTTTGAGTCAAGGTCACAagttttttattagttttatctAGATTTACCATTGACATGATTTTTTCACTAATCATTAAAAACTTGCCTTCTagattttgttcttaaattattataaatttttttgttgtgtttttagagAAGGGAAGAAAGTCTAATTAACGGTATACAAAATAGTTGAAAAacaaaactattttctttttaaacaaaactatttttattttattttatattattatttaaaaaaagtgatatcttAGCTTTTGCTAAACTAATCGACTCCCTACCAATAAgatagtcaaaaaaaaaaaaaaaacccttgtgAGCCAATAGTATGTTGAATGGAATTTGAGACTTTTGGACATATGCGAATGTGACATGTCCTTCAAGTTCATTAAGCTCACCACCCTTAAAAACTAAACTCAATAACTTGTAATTTGTAAACAAGAGATATAAATTATACCTATATGACGgataacaatttattttcatatatgtcttctcaacttttttttttttttttttcatatatgcattatataagttttatttatttatttattttttttttttgaaagggaatataagttttattatataGACTTAATTAAATGAAGTTCTAACTCTATATAATTTGAGGCTTAAGGAAATAGCATTAGGTGAGATTTAGTCACAAGTATACCTTAACTTTACTTCCTGCCTCACCAAGTTCTGTGGTGTGGCGTGATCACCTTAGGTTTGTTTTGACGTCATGGTCGTTATCTCATCCTTCGTTTATATGTTGACAACAACATTCTCACCGGGAATGATTATTCTctttaactagtcgctaacccatgcgatgcacgggatagttaaaaaaaatttatacacattcacttttattggtacaatcatttgaaaacaattctaagtaatacccaaatgtaagagacacattgacttactatttaaagtagtcttttgaagaatttacacatattgtgcaactaagccttaatttctcatcaacgaTTAGAAGTATaaactgcaaatatataaataaagaccatGACTTGAGAAGGACgcattaaacttcaaattagaGTACGTGGTAATGTCACTTT is a genomic window of Quercus lobata isolate SW786 chromosome 2, ValleyOak3.0 Primary Assembly, whole genome shotgun sequence containing:
- the LOC115975767 gene encoding protein PLASTID MOVEMENT IMPAIRED 2 isoform X1: MSANHKHSLSFAVLSTQHSSYKQDFLSSHYIQKYSQPQAKMDTAKFDNRRTTGSVKAAVNLYGDKALEGSPSLKKPQMDFSEKSSLGAREVHIARRDIGRYKESKKAAELARAQAESELSNAKKTAKDLSVLTDELNTKAKAQMQYVEMLKKSGRCDEKALAGRNIESYYQYEEVMRELEFVKRELGRLKFDMAYVLEEKLRMEKQVKASSSKMLSYLNSVEALKKEIGGANEEQVLVELARIEALKEFGEIEAQRVKEAIEFSDAMEKTKQKMKDIFEEIDQSIELEAKLTSTMSDVHVLQKELKLVKEMKAKVQRNDSLSRGSFQKGKELGTSPSLQSITEELEAAKKELAVVREEGFQFMTSMDIIRDELKHVTKETVQLKKTEEKTDLTVQNLNSKLLRAKSKLEVVSAAEEKAKSILSNLSLTLEQLKTEAEAAKKEKELNTAETATIKADIQKTESEIDLTEERLQAAMEKLEVVKSSESLALENLRTLIEKTMTARALATQHSSKITISKFEYEYLTGRAVQAVEIADKKVAAADAWTEALKASEKEILMKTELAQREIKEVRVEEEQESYRARRSLSAKRIVGGELQNRRQKCEKNAEAENLQLALHRKSMKSNASFTPSRRAKFQKSASPAARKSASPGTRHLNLFTIKKKKKVMPNLAKLIIGKRNDKDLRAA
- the LOC115975767 gene encoding protein PLASTID MOVEMENT IMPAIRED 2 isoform X2 — encoded protein: MSANHKHSLSFAVLSTQHSSYKQDFLSSHYIQKYSQPQAKMDTAKFDNRRTTGSVKAAVNLYGDKALEGSPSLKKPQMDFSESSLGAREVHIARRDIGRYKESKKAAELARAQAESELSNAKKTAKDLSVLTDELNTKAKAQMQYVEMLKKSGRCDEKALAGRNIESYYQYEEVMRELEFVKRELGRLKFDMAYVLEEKLRMEKQVKASSSKMLSYLNSVEALKKEIGGANEEQVLVELARIEALKEFGEIEAQRVKEAIEFSDAMEKTKQKMKDIFEEIDQSIELEAKLTSTMSDVHVLQKELKLVKEMKAKVQRNDSLSRGSFQKGKELGTSPSLQSITEELEAAKKELAVVREEGFQFMTSMDIIRDELKHVTKETVQLKKTEEKTDLTVQNLNSKLLRAKSKLEVVSAAEEKAKSILSNLSLTLEQLKTEAEAAKKEKELNTAETATIKADIQKTESEIDLTEERLQAAMEKLEVVKSSESLALENLRTLIEKTMTARALATQHSSKITISKFEYEYLTGRAVQAVEIADKKVAAADAWTEALKASEKEILMKTELAQREIKEVRVEEEQESYRARRSLSAKRIVGGELQNRRQKCEKNAEAENLQLALHRKSMKSNASFTPSRRAKFQKSASPAARKSASPGTRHLNLFTIKKKKKVMPNLAKLIIGKRNDKDLRAA
- the LOC115975767 gene encoding protein PLASTID MOVEMENT IMPAIRED 2 isoform X3, with the translated sequence MDTAKFDNRRTTGSVKAAVNLYGDKALEGSPSLKKPQMDFSEKSSLGAREVHIARRDIGRYKESKKAAELARAQAESELSNAKKTAKDLSVLTDELNTKAKAQMQYVEMLKKSGRCDEKALAGRNIESYYQYEEVMRELEFVKRELGRLKFDMAYVLEEKLRMEKQVKASSSKMLSYLNSVEALKKEIGGANEEQVLVELARIEALKEFGEIEAQRVKEAIEFSDAMEKTKQKMKDIFEEIDQSIELEAKLTSTMSDVHVLQKELKLVKEMKAKVQRNDSLSRGSFQKGKELGTSPSLQSITEELEAAKKELAVVREEGFQFMTSMDIIRDELKHVTKETVQLKKTEEKTDLTVQNLNSKLLRAKSKLEVVSAAEEKAKSILSNLSLTLEQLKTEAEAAKKEKELNTAETATIKADIQKTESEIDLTEERLQAAMEKLEVVKSSESLALENLRTLIEKTMTARALATQHSSKITISKFEYEYLTGRAVQAVEIADKKVAAADAWTEALKASEKEILMKTELAQREIKEVRVEEEQESYRARRSLSAKRIVGGELQNRRQKCEKNAEAENLQLALHRKSMKSNASFTPSRRAKFQKSASPAARKSASPGTRHLNLFTIKKKKKVMPNLAKLIIGKRNDKDLRAA